Part of the Opitutales bacterium genome is shown below.
TATCTGGCATGAGGCCAAACTCAAGGGCGCCTCGGCGATCTGCGCCGTGGCAGTCACTCGCGCGATCACCCTACGCAGCTTATATTTACTGGGATCAAAAAGATGGGGAATCGTTTTGTCGGTTTATAAGCTGTTTGGTTTGAGATCCCTAGAGCACTTTCAATGAAAGCGCTTTTGCAATGCTGAAGCGAGTATATTGCAGAAACGTCACCGAGCCTTAACACAGTTAACCACTTGCCTGCGTGATACCTCGGTCACCAAGCGTCTTCAGTTTCGACTCCTGTAACCGCTGCCGCTCGACCTCAGCGAGTCTATCCGTTTATTTGGCTTGCCGAACCAATGTGACTTTCACCGCGGGCTTTCGAGAGCTCGACCTGCTTTTGTCGCATGGTGGCTGCGGCGCGTTGCTCGGGGGTGAGTTTGTCGTGGCAGTGAGGACAGGATATGCCAGGTATGTAGCGATCGGAGCGCATGTCCTCTTCAGATAGGGGCATGCGGCAGGCGTGGCACATGTCATAAGAGCCTGGTTCGAGCTGATGGTTGACCGTCACACGGTTATCAAACACGAAGCACTCGCCCTCCCAAAGACTCTTCTCTTCGGGGGTGTCCTCCAAATATTTCAGGATGCCGCCTTCGAGGTGGTAGACCTCGTCGAAGCCCTGTTCTTTTACAAAAGCGGTCGCTTTTTCGCAGCGGATACCGCCTGTGCAAAACATGGCGACTTTTTTTCCCTTCATCAGATCCCTGTTGTCTTCAACCCATTGAGGGAACTCGCGGAAGGACTCGGTGTGCGGGTTTATCGCGTTTTTGAAGGTGCCGATGGAAACCTCATATTCGTTGCGCGTATCGACGACAATGGTGTCTTCAGAAGAGATCAGTTCGTTCCACTCCTGTGGTTGCACATAGGTGCCCACGATTTTGTTAGGATCGATCCCGTCGATGCCCATAGTGACAATCTCTCTCTTGAGCCGTACCTTCATGCGATAGAAGGGCTGCTCCTCTGCGATGGACTCCTTGTAAGTCACAGTCTCTAAACGCCCGTCTTGGCGCAGGTAAGCAATAAAGGCATCCATGGCCGGGCGTTCTCCGGCTATCGTACCGTTAATGCCCTCGCGAGCGAGCAGGAGAGTGCCTTTGATTCCGAGAGATTTTGCCCGTTCCAACATCGATGGCTGGATCGCCTCGAAGTCTTCAAGGACGACAAATCTATAGAGGGCGCGGATGACGATTTCGGGCATGGCTATCGAATGGACTCAGAAGATTTAAACTGTGAACGAACGCATTGCCGATTCTTTTTTGA
Proteins encoded:
- a CDS encoding rhodanese-related sulfurtransferase, translating into MPEIVIRALYRFVVLEDFEAIQPSMLERAKSLGIKGTLLLAREGINGTIAGERPAMDAFIAYLRQDGRLETVTYKESIAEEQPFYRMKVRLKREIVTMGIDGIDPNKIVGTYVQPQEWNELISSEDTIVVDTRNEYEVSIGTFKNAINPHTESFREFPQWVEDNRDLMKGKKVAMFCTGGIRCEKATAFVKEQGFDEVYHLEGGILKYLEDTPEEKSLWEGECFVFDNRVTVNHQLEPGSYDMCHACRMPLSEEDMRSDRYIPGISCPHCHDKLTPEQRAAATMRQKQVELSKARGESHIGSASQING